The window TCGACGTTCGATGCCGACTGGCGGGACTTCAGCATCATCCAGAACCTGAAGAACGTGCCCGATGTCGCTGGCTACTACTTGTTCATCAAGGGTACCCACAAGGATTATCGCAAGTACAACCCGCTCCAGGCCCTGGCGTATCTCTTCACCGGCGTGGTCATCGTCCTGACCTTCCTGACCGGCGGCGCGCTCTACCACGGGAATATCTTCGGCGTCTTCAAGGCCCCGGGAAGCTTCCAGTGGGTGAACAACCTGCTCGGCGGCGAATCGTACACGCGGATCTGGCACACGCTCTTCATGTGGTATTTCATCATCTTTGTGCTGATCCACATGTACCTCGCCGTCACGATCAGCATGATCAACAAGGACAAGACCTTCAGCTCGATCTTTACCGGCTATAAGCTCAAAAAACATTAACGATGAATTCTGATTCAAAGCTCAGGGGAGGCGCCTCGGCGCCTCCCCAAAAAGTTCTCATCCTCGGCGTCGGCAACCTCCTGCTTACGGATGATGGTTTCGGTGTCCACCTCGTCAATTCCCTCAAAGAAACCGCTTTCCCGGAAAACGTAACCCTGCTCGAGGCGGGGACGGTGAGCCATCAGCTGATCCCGCTTTTCAGGGAGATCGACCGCCTGATCGTCATCGACGTGGTCCAGGCGGGAGATACACCCGGCTCGCTGTTCCGGTTCTCGCCGGACGACATCACTTTTGCGTCGGAACAGAAATATTCCCTCCACCAGATCAGCCTCACCGATGTGCTCACCATGGCGGAACTGACGGGAGGCAAGCCGAAGACGGTGATCATCGGGGTGCAGCCCAAGGATGTTTCGTCGTGGTCCCTGGAACTGAGCGAAGAGCTGAAGGCGGTCCTCCCCCGGGCCAGGGAACTGGTGCTGGAGGAACTGAAACGGATGGGGGCGCTCGGAGCAACATCGGACCTTGACAGGGCGGGCCGGATGTGCGATAAATAGCAGGTGTCATCGAATCTCCGTCTGAAACGGATATATCCATGTGTCTTGCAATCCCCTCTAAGATCGTAAGCATAGACGATCTCTTCGCTGTGATCGACGTGTTCGGGGCCAGGAAGAAGGTGAGCCTGATGCTCATGCCCGAAAAAACCACGGTGGGCGACTACGTCCTCGTGCACGCCGGTTTTGCAATCCAAAAAGTCGACCGTGACGTCGTCGAATCGGGAAAAGCCATGCACGAAACCGCTCTCGCTCTCAGTATCTTGGACATTATCGTTGCGAAATGCTCCGAGGCCGGCGGCCAAAGGGTCGATTCGGTCAGACTCCGCATCGGGAAGGCGGCGGGAGTCCTTCCCGACGCGCTTCAGTTCGCGTTCGATGCCGCCAAAGCCACGACCGTGGCCGAACAGGCGAGCCTGGCGATCGAACACGTTCCCGTCGGCGGAGCCTGCAACGACTGCAAGAAGCCATTCTCCGTGCCCGACGTGCAATATGTCTT is drawn from Nitrospirota bacterium and contains these coding sequences:
- the cybH gene encoding Ni/Fe-hydrogenase, b-type cytochrome subunit, whose protein sequence is MMTEKMIKEWSIGYILDHWIRVIAIAVLVFTGLYIHWPFIAGGPESTIMASMRFFHFISAYVLILGLVIRIYMAFKSTFDADWRDFSIIQNLKNVPDVAGYYLFIKGTHKDYRKYNPLQALAYLFTGVVIVLTFLTGGALYHGNIFGVFKAPGSFQWVNNLLGGESYTRIWHTLFMWYFIIFVLIHMYLAVTISMINKDKTFSSIFTGYKLKKH
- a CDS encoding HyaD/HybD family hydrogenase maturation endopeptidase is translated as MNSDSKLRGGASAPPQKVLILGVGNLLLTDDGFGVHLVNSLKETAFPENVTLLEAGTVSHQLIPLFREIDRLIVIDVVQAGDTPGSLFRFSPDDITFASEQKYSLHQISLTDVLTMAELTGGKPKTVIIGVQPKDVSSWSLELSEELKAVLPRARELVLEELKRMGALGATSDLDRAGRMCDK
- the hypC gene encoding HypC/HybG/HupF family hydrogenase formation chaperone, yielding MCLAIPSKIVSIDDLFAVIDVFGARKKVSLMLMPEKTTVGDYVLVHAGFAIQKVDRDVVESGKAMHETALALSILDIIVAKCSEAGGQRVDSVRLRIGKAAGVLPDALQFAFDAAKATTVAEQASLAIEHVPVGGACNDCKKPFSVPDVQYVFACPHCGSRSFEITNGREMEIVDMEIT